Proteins encoded by one window of Aphidius gifuensis isolate YNYX2018 linkage group LG2, ASM1490517v1, whole genome shotgun sequence:
- the LOC122850424 gene encoding uncharacterized protein LOC122850424: MDNHSTSNKTVKIPLENPGVVTINENIGSGQDVIYNSTSETDTDKTVNNDDLPPPPKRKRKNNKLNNQASKAVQPSQSLHAKKINTLCNIVKEIQKDVKQLKNGIIQKPADLEGDYNITLPIKKMIDLVSLEKKLKENKDCRKDVVNYIKQVGEEAKTLPGFTRCILRAFFIRKVAVKLSAARQVNEKFCMTKEIPVTKKCILDALKEGRSKLKETSQCLSVLSSCLKRATDWNQKQKKKQKLQLKI; encoded by the exons ATAATCATTCTACAAGCAACAAAACTGTCAAAATTCCACTAGAAAATCCTGGTGTTGTAAcgattaatgaaaatattggaTCAGGTCAagatgttatttataattctaCATCTGAAACTGACACTGATAAAAcagttaataatgatgatctaccaccaccacctaaaagaaaacgtaaaaataataaattgaacaaCCAAGCATCAAAAGCAGTACAACCATCACAATCTTTacatgctaaaaaaattaacacattATGCAATATTGTCAAAGAGATACAAAAAGATGTCAAGCAGTTGAAAAATGGCATCATTCAAAAGCCTGCGGATCTTGAGGGAGACTATAATATCACACTgcccataaaaaaaatgatcgaCTTGGtgtcattagaaaaaaaattaaaagaaaataaagactGTCGTAAAGACGTT GTTAATTACATAAAACAGGTAGGTGAAGAAGCAAAGACCCTACCAGGTTTCACGAGGTGTATTTTAAGAGCTTTTTTCATCAGAAAAGTAGCTGTTAAATTATCAGCCGCAAGACAGGTGAATGAAAAGTTCTGCATGACAAAAGAAATCCCAGTTACCAAGAAATGCATTTTAG atgcACTCAAAGAAGGACGGTCAAAACTCAAAGAGACGAGTCAATGTTTGTCTGTTTTAAGCAGCTGCTTGAAAAGAGCAACCGACTggaatcaaaaacaaaaaaaaaaacaaaaactccagctgaaaatataa